The Campylobacter sp. MG1 genome contains the following window.
AAAAAATACTCTCTAGCAAAGCCATTTACTTCTAAAACAACTTCTTTTTCTTCTAAGCTAGTAGCAAAAAAATGCTTTTGTTCTTTTATGTTTTTTAAAACATTTTCATCTGGGATAAACTTTTCATTAGTTACTACTATAGCCTTTAGCTTATACATTGTAAATGTTCTAATTTCATCATTATAAGTAGCTAGTAAATACCAAACGCCTAGATGATTTATGAGTTTATATGGCTTTAAAACTCTAGCTTTTTCGTTGTGAATAGCTTTTATGATTTTTTGCTCCATTATGGCTTTGCTAAGGATTTCAAAACTATCAAGGTTGCAAACTGCTTCATAATTTTGAGATTTTAAAGGACTTATGGGTGAGCTTAAAAGCATATTTATAAAATCATCACTAAGTTTAGTAGGAAATGAGCTTAAGCCAAAAAGTGCTGCGAGTTTATTTAAATCATCTTTTGAAGTTTTAAGTAAATTTGTATCTTTTAAATAATACCTTCCAAGCTCATCTTTAGCGATAGGCAAACTCTCAAGCCTTTGCATAATATCACGCTGAATTGTTCGCTCACTTACTCCGTATTCAAGTGCTAGTTCTGCTTTACTTAAATGCTCTTTATTATAAAGTCTAATTAGGATTTGCATAACCCTAACTACCAAAAAATCTCCTACGCTTGGTGTTCTCATGCTTAGGCTTTAAACCTTTCTTTTAACTTCTTTTTTAACTCTTTTTTTCTATCTTCTATAAATTCTTTGATACCTTCGATATCATCTTTAGAAACAAGCTTATTTTCTGTTATTAAATTTCCTTTAATTATTTTATTTTTTTCATATTCTTTTAGCTTTTTCATCCATTCTAAAGGACATTCATCTGATTTTTTTCTATTGTCTCTAAAAAACAACAACTGGGTATTACCTAAAGAATTTATTAGTTTTTTAAGCTCAGAATTGTTTTTAGATATAGACTTAGGATAAATATGGTCTATATCGTATTGTGCGGCTGTGATGTCTATCTGTGGATTTAACAAGCTTAATATATAAAACATTTGATTTTTATGACTTTGGACTGTGTATTGATATTTGTCTAAAATGTCATCTATTTTACTATCCCTTAAAATCGCTTTTTTATTGTCACTTAAAACACTATTTATATTATCTATACTTATAGTGTAATTATCGTTTTTAATAACATCTCTAATTTGCCCTAAAGTAGTATCTGAACTACCACTATAAGTCCCTACAATAATACTTATTTGAATGAAACTAATCAAATCTTCTCTTAATTTTGCATAACTTGGCTCACTTGAGTCTATTAATTTATCCATATTTTTTTGATGATACATGACAAAAGCAACCAAAACTATAGGATAAAAAGATAAGCCTTTTAAATCCCCATAACCACAATATCTATCTAAAAATTTAACACTTGATTTTAAAGAATTCTCAATACTTTTAAAATTATTTTCAATCTGTTCTATAATATCAGTCTCTCTAAATGTCTTTAAGTCATATTTAACTGAATTTGCAAAAATACACAAACAAGTCCTTAAAAATACATCTTTGTCTAAAGAATTTAAGCTACTTGACTTGTTTTTGTACTCATCATTGATATCGCTTAAAAGCTCTTCTATCTTTGATTTTAGATTTTGAGTTTCACTAATAAGTAAAGAAAAAAGTAAATCGGATTTTTCTAGCTTTCTACCACCACTATTTACTCTCACAAAAATATCTAAAGCTTTATTTGAATTGTCTTTTGTGATAGTGTGTTCGGGTATATCTTTTTTTGCAAATCTATCTCTTAATCTATCACAATTTTTATATTCTTTATTTTTTAAATTTAACTCTTCACCTAATTTCTCTAGCTCATTTTCACTAATATCTAACATATAACTTACTTTTACCCAAACATTATCACAATCATCTTTATATACAAAAGCAAAATCATTATGATTACCATCTTTTAGGATGGTGTATTTGCCTAACTCTTCTTTTGATTTAAAATCAAACTCATAAACATTTTCTTCGCTTTCTTCATCTTTATAACTGGCGTTAAAATAAAGCTTTTTGCCATTGTAATCACCATAAGTAGCAAGATATAAAGAAGTAAGCCTTTGCTGTCCATCTAAAACAGCTTTTAGGTCGGTTGAACCACCATCGTATTGTTTTTTCTTGTCGTTTGTGCTTTCTAAAAATGTATAAAAACCTTGTACATCTCCATCTAATTCCCACAATAAAATCATACCCAAAGGATAATCTTGCATAATAGAATCAAATAGGTTTATAATCTGCTCTTCTTTCCATACATAATCACGCTGTATATCAGGTAGTAGATATGATTTATTTTTAATATTTTTGATTAAATTTGCAATTGTCATCTTTTATCCTTATAAATTTTTGTTTGATTGTCAGATTCTTATTTTAATTTCTTTAAGTTAAAAAGAATTTAAAATAGGAATTTCGTTTGTTTGAAATACTAGAAAATACTCAAACAAACGAAATTTAGTGATTATTTGCCTAGCTTATCGCAACCTTCAAACATATCTTCTTGCTCTTTTACATTACTCATATCAAAATTAGGTTTATGCGTTAAGCTAGAGCAATCATAAAACATAGAGCTCATATCGGCTACATTTTTGGTATCAAAGTTTAAAGGTTGATTGAAATTTTCACAACCATCAAACATCAAGCGCATATTGGCTACATTGCTTGTATCAAAATCTAAAGGCTGATTGAAGTTTTTACACTCTCTAAACATAAAACGCATATTGGCTACATTGCTTGTATCAAAGTTTAAAGGCTGATTGAAATTTTCACAACCATCAAACATACCTTGCATATCTGTTACATTGCTTGTATCAAAGTTTAAAGCTTGGTTAAAATTAAAACAACTATCAAACATATAACTCATATTTACTACATTTTTTGTATCAAAATCTAAAGGCTGATTGAAATTTTCACAACCACCAAACATACCACTCATATCAGTTACATTTGATGTATCAAAATTTAAAGATTGATTGAAATTATAACAATTCTCAAACATATAACTCATATCAGTTACATTACTTGTATCAAAACTTAAAGGTTGGTTGAAGCTTTCGCAGTCACTAAACATCCAGCTCATATCAGTTACATTACTTGTATCAAAACTTAAAGGTTTGTTGAAATCTCTACACCGACTAAACATATCATTCATATTAGTTACTTTTGATGTATCAAAATTTAAAACTTGGTTGAAATTTTTACATTCTCTAAACATCTCGCTCATATTAGTTACTTTTGATGTATCAAAATTTAAAACTTGGTTGAAATTTTTACATTCTCTAAACATCTCGCTCATATTAGTTACTTTTGATGTATCAAAATTTAAAACTTGGTTGAAATTAGAACAACAACTAAACATAGAGCGCATATTTGTTACATTGCTTGTATCAAAGTTTAAAACTTGGTTGAAATTTTTACATTCTCTAAACATCTCGCTCATATTAGTTACTTTGCTTGTATCAAAGCTCAAAGTTTGGTTAAAATTAAAACAATTATAAAACATCTCACTCATATCAGTTACATTACTAGTATTAAAGTTTAAAGGCTGATTGAAATTATAACACTCAGCAAACATAGCACTCATATCAATTACACTACTAGCATTAAAGTTTAAAGACTGATTGAAGTTTTTGCACTCTCTAAACATCCAGCTCATATCAGTTACATTGCTTGTATCAAAATTTAAAGATTGATTGAAATTAGAACAATATCCAAACATACTACCCATATTAGTTACTTTACTAGTGTTAAAGCTTATAAGTTGATTAAAATTAAAGCAGTTATAAAACATTCCATGCATATTTGTTACTTTTGATGTATCAAAATTTAAAGTTTGATTAAAGTTTTCGCAAGAAAAAAACATACCACTCATATCAGTTACATTTGATGTATCAAAGCTTAAAGCTTGATTAAAATTAAAGCAATCTCTAAACATCTCACTCATATCGTACACATTGCTTGTATCCCAAGTATTTATCCCGCTAAAGTCTTTTCTATTACTATCTTGAAATAATTCACTCATATCAGTAATAGCACTTGTATTTATAGTATCTAGTGCTATATCTTCATACTTAATCAATACTTGTAATTCTTCTTTACTCATAGGATGATATTTATTATCTTTAAATTCTATTTTAGAAATAATATCTAAGTCTTGTTTGGTAGCATTTGCTAATTGTTTCATAAAAATCCTTTCATAATAAAATAAATTGTATTGATTGTAATATTTTGCAAAGACACACTGTGTCTTTTAAGTGAGTTTTAGAAAAATATCAGTAAATAATGAAAATTAAAAAAAGGAATTTAAAATAGGAATTTCGTTTGTTTTAAATACTAGAAAATACTCAAACAAACGAAATTTAAGTTTATTTTTCTAGTTTATCGCAACCTTTAAACATACCCTCTTTCTCTTTTACATTACTCATATCAAAATTAGGTTTATGCGTTAAGCTAGAGCAGTTATTAAACATATAATTCATATCGTACACATTTTTAGTATCAAAGTTTAAAGGCTGATTGAAGCTTTCGCACCAACCAAACATCTTACTCATATCAGTTACATTTGATGTATTAAAGTTTAAAGGCTGATTGAAATTAAAACAATCATAAAACATATCGCTCATATCAGTTACATTGCTTGTATTAAAACTTAAAGCTTGATTGAAATTAAAACAATTATAAAACATAAAACTCATATCAGTTACATTTGAAGTATCCCATTCATTTATCCCACTAAAGTCTTTTCTATCACTTTTATAAAAAAGCTCACTCATATCAGTGATTAAACTAGTATCAATATCGCTTAGGCTAATTCCATCTGTATAAACTAGAACTTTTAATTCATATTTATTAGCTGGTTGGTATTTGTTTGCTACCTTTTTTATCAAATTATTATTTAGCATATATTCTCTTGCTACATTTATCTCATAAGCTATTTTTATCATCAAATCTTCATTTTTAATCATTTTAATAAAATCAAATGACTCACATCCATTAAACATACCTTGTATATCAACTACTTTTGATATATCAAAATCTAAAGGCTGGTTGAAGTTATTACAACTACTAAACATAGAACGCATATCTGTTACATTACTTGTATTAAAGTTTAAAGGCTGGTTGAAGTTATTACAACTACTAAACATAGAACGCATATTAGTTACATTACTTGTATTAAAGTTTAAAGGCTGGTTGAAGTTATTACAACTACTAAACATAGAACGCATATTAGTTACATTACTTGTATCAAAATCTAAAGGCTGGTTGAAGTTATTACAACTACTAAACATAGAACGCATATTAGTTACATTACTTGTATCAAAATCTAAAGGCTGATTGAAGCTTTCGCACCAACT
Protein-coding sequences here:
- a CDS encoding BspA family leucine-rich repeat surface protein: MKQLANATKQDLDIISKIEFKDNKYHPMSKEELQVLIKYEDIALDTINTSAITDMSELFQDSNRKDFSGINTWDTSNVYDMSEMFRDCFNFNQALSFDTSNVTDMSGMFFSCENFNQTLNFDTSKVTNMHGMFYNCFNFNQLISFNTSKVTNMGSMFGYCSNFNQSLNFDTSNVTDMSWMFRECKNFNQSLNFNASSVIDMSAMFAECYNFNQPLNFNTSNVTDMSEMFYNCFNFNQTLSFDTSKVTNMSEMFRECKNFNQVLNFDTSNVTNMRSMFSCCSNFNQVLNFDTSKVTNMSEMFRECKNFNQVLNFDTSKVTNMSEMFRECKNFNQVLNFDTSKVTNMNDMFSRCRDFNKPLSFDTSNVTDMSWMFSDCESFNQPLSFDTSNVTDMSYMFENCYNFNQSLNFDTSNVTDMSGMFGGCENFNQPLDFDTKNVVNMSYMFDSCFNFNQALNFDTSNVTDMQGMFDGCENFNQPLNFDTSNVANMRFMFRECKNFNQPLDFDTSNVANMRLMFDGCENFNQPLNFDTKNVADMSSMFYDCSSLTHKPNFDMSNVKEQEDMFEGCDKLGK
- a CDS encoding DUF262 domain-containing protein — encoded protein: MTIANLIKNIKNKSYLLPDIQRDYVWKEEQIINLFDSIMQDYPLGMILLWELDGDVQGFYTFLESTNDKKKQYDGGSTDLKAVLDGQQRLTSLYLATYGDYNGKKLYFNASYKDEESEENVYEFDFKSKEELGKYTILKDGNHNDFAFVYKDDCDNVWVKVSYMLDISENELEKLGEELNLKNKEYKNCDRLRDRFAKKDIPEHTITKDNSNKALDIFVRVNSGGRKLEKSDLLFSLLISETQNLKSKIEELLSDINDEYKNKSSSLNSLDKDVFLRTCLCIFANSVKYDLKTFRETDIIEQIENNFKSIENSLKSSVKFLDRYCGYGDLKGLSFYPIVLVAFVMYHQKNMDKLIDSSEPSYAKLREDLISFIQISIIVGTYSGSSDTTLGQIRDVIKNDNYTISIDNINSVLSDNKKAILRDSKIDDILDKYQYTVQSHKNQMFYILSLLNPQIDITAAQYDIDHIYPKSISKNNSELKKLINSLGNTQLLFFRDNRKKSDECPLEWMKKLKEYEKNKIIKGNLITENKLVSKDDIEGIKEFIEDRKKELKKKLKERFKA
- a CDS encoding BspA family leucine-rich repeat surface protein → TSNVTDMQSMFSGCKNFNQALSFDTKNVVNMNYMFDGCENFNQALNFDTSNVTDMYGMFYGCENFNQPLNFDTSNVTDMQSMFSGCKNFNQALSFDTKNVVNMNYMFDGCENFNQALNFDTSKVTDMSEMFSWCESFNQPLDFDTSNVTNMRSMFSSCNNFNQPLDFDTSNVTNMRSMFSSCNNFNQPLNFNTSNVTNMRSMFSSCNNFNQPLNFNTSNVTDMRSMFSSCNNFNQPLDFDISKVVDIQGMFNGCESFDFIKMIKNEDLMIKIAYEINVAREYMLNNNLIKKVANKYQPANKYELKVLVYTDGISLSDIDTSLITDMSELFYKSDRKDFSGINEWDTSNVTDMSFMFYNCFNFNQALSFNTSNVTDMSDMFYDCFNFNQPLNFNTSNVTDMSKMFGWCESFNQPLNFDTKNVYDMNYMFNNCSSLTHKPNFDMSNVKEKEGMFKGCDKLEK
- a CDS encoding helix-turn-helix transcriptional regulator; this translates as MRTPSVGDFLVVRVMQILIRLYNKEHLSKAELALEYGVSERTIQRDIMQRLESLPIAKDELGRYYLKDTNLLKTSKDDLNKLAALFGLSSFPTKLSDDFINMLLSSPISPLKSQNYEAVCNLDSFEILSKAIMEQKIIKAIHNEKARVLKPYKLINHLGVWYLLATYNDEIRTFTMYKLKAIVVTNEKFIPDENVLKNIKEQKHFFATSLEEKEVVLEVNGFAREYFLYRKILANQEIISKDKDKLILSTKISLDEELLSTIWQFIPYVKILAPKELALKNENTIKEYLWYLKT